The following coding sequences lie in one Paramormyrops kingsleyae isolate MSU_618 chromosome 15, PKINGS_0.4, whole genome shotgun sequence genomic window:
- the LOC111860499 gene encoding F-box-like/WD repeat-containing protein TBL1XR1, giving the protein MSISSDEVNFLVYRYLQESGFSHSAFTFGIESHISQSNINGALVPPAALISIIQKGLQYVEAEVSINEDGTLFDGRPIESLSLIDAVMPDVVQTRQQAYRDKLAQQQAAVAPPAATSLQGSTKNGENATNGEENGAHALPNNHADMMEVDRDVEIPQSKAMVLRGHESEVFICAWNPVSDLLASGSGDSTARIWNLSEKSTGSSTQLVLRHCIREGGQDVPSNKDVTSLDWNSEGTLLATGSYDGFARIWTKDGNLASTLGQHKGPIFALKWNKKGNFILSAGVDKTTIIWDAHTGEAKQQFPFHSAPALDVDWQSNNTFASCSTDMCIHVCKLGQDRPIKTFQGHTNEVNAIKWDPTGNLLASCSDDMTLKIWSMKQDTCVHDLQAHSKEIYTIKWSPTGTGTNNPNANLMLASASFDSTVRLWDVDRGICIHTLTKHQEPVYSVAFSPDGRYLASGSFDKCVHIWNTQTGALVHSYRGTGGIFEVCWNAAGDKVGASASDGSVCVLDLRK; this is encoded by the exons ATGAGTATAAGCAGTGATGAGGTTAACTTCCTGGTGTACAGATACCTACAGGAGTCTG GGTTTTCCCATTCCGCGTTCACGTTCGGCATAGAGAGCCACATCAGCCAGTCCAACATAAACGGCgccctggtgccccctgctgctcTCATCTCCATCATTCAGAAGGGCCTGCAGTATGTAGAGGCAGAAGTCAGCATCAATGAG GACGGCACCCTGTTTGACGGACGGCCAATCGAATCGCTGTCGCTGATTGATGCAGTGATGCCAGACGTCGTGCAGACACGCCAGCAGGCCTATAGGGACAAGCTCGCTCAGCAGCAAGCCGCTGTGGCCCCCCCTGCTGCCACCAGCCTGCAAGGCAGCACCAAGAATGGAGAGAATGCCACTAATGGGGAGGAGAATGGAGCACATGCCTTACCTA ACAACCATGCGGACATGATGGAAGTGGACAGGGATGTAGAAATTCCCCAGAGCAAAGCCATGGTGCTGCGTGGTCACGAGTCAGAGGTGTTTATATGCGCCTGGAACCCGGTCAGCGACCTCCTCGCCTCTGG GTCCGGCGACTCGACAGCTCGCATCTGGAACCTCAGTGAGAAGAGCACCGGCAGCTCCACTCAGCTAGTGCTCAGGCACTGCATTCGGGAGGGAGGGCAGGACGTGCCCAGCAACAAGGATGTCACATCATTAGATTGGAAT AGCGAAGGTACACTACTGGCAACTGGCTCTTATGATGGATTTGCACGGATATGGACAAAAGACG GCAATCTTGCCAGTACCTTGGGTCAACACAAAGGTCCAATTTTTGCCTTGAAGTGGAATAAAAAAGGAAATTTTATCCTCAGCGCTGGTGTCGATAAg ACCACAATCATTTGGGATGCCCATACTGGAGAGGCAAAGCAACAGTTTCCTTTCCATTCGG CTCCTGCACTGGATGTCGACTGGCAGAGCAACAACACATTTGCCTCCTGTAGCACGGATATGTGCATCCATGTGTGTAAACTTGGCCAGGACAGACCCATTAAGACATTTCAAGGGCATACA AATGAAGTCAATGCAATCAAATGGGATCCAACTGGCAATTTGCTGGCTTCCTGTTCTGACGATATGACTCTGAAG ATCTGGAGTATGAAACAGGATACCTGTGTTCACGACTTGCAAGCACACAGCAAGGAAATTTATACTATTAAGTGGAGCCCTACTGGTACTGGAACCAATAACCCCAATGCCAACCTTATGCTTGCGAG TGCATCCTTCGACTCCACCGTCCGATTATGGGATGTAGACCGAGGAATCTGCATCCACACACTGACCAAACATCAGGAACCTGTGTACAGTGTTGCCTTCAGTCCAGATGGCAGGTACCTGGCTAGTGGCTCCTTTGACAAGTGTGTCCACATCTGGAACACGCAG ACAGGTGCTTTGGTTCATAGCTACCGGGGAACAGGAGGTATCTTTGAAGTTTGCTGGAATGCAGCTGGTGACAAAGTGGGAGCAAGTGCGTCGGATGGATCT GTTTGTGTATTAGATCTACGGAAATAA